Proteins found in one Panthera tigris isolate Pti1 chromosome B3, P.tigris_Pti1_mat1.1, whole genome shotgun sequence genomic segment:
- the LOC102971492 gene encoding creatine kinase U-type, mitochondrial isoform X2, with the protein MKHTTDLDASKIRSGYFDERYVLSSRVRTGRSIRGLSLPPACTRAERREVERVVVDALSGLKGDLAGRYYRLSEMTEAEQQQLIDDHFLFDKPVSPLLTAAGMARDWPDARGIWHNNEKSFLIWVNEEDHTRVISMEKGGNMKKVFERFCRGLKEVERLIQERGWEFMWNERLGYILTCPSNLGTGLRAGVHIKLPLLSKDSRFPKILENLRLQKRGTGGVDTAATGSVFDISNLDRLGKSEVELVQLVIDGVNYLIDCERRLERGQDIRIPPPLIHNKH; encoded by the exons ATGAAGCATACCACTGATCTGGATGCCAGCAAG ATCCGTTCTGGCTACTTTGATGAGAGGTATGTATTGTCCTCAAGAGTCAGAACTGGCCGAAGTATCCGGGGACTCAGCCTTCCTCCAGCCTGTACTCGGGCAGAGCGACGAGAGGTGGAACGTGTTGTAGTGGATGCACTGAGTGGCCTGAAGGGTGACCTCGCTGGACGTTACTATCGGCTCAGTGAGATGACAGAGGCTGAACAGCAGCAGCTTATTGAT GACCACTTCCTATTTGATAAGCCCGTGTCCCCACTGCTGACTGCAGCAGGAATGGCTCGAGACTGGCCAGATGCTCGTGGAATCTG GCACAACAATGAGAAGAGCTTCTTGATCTGGGTGAATGAAGAGGATCATACACGGGTCATCTCCATGGAGAAGGGTGGCAACATGAAGAAAGTGTTTGAAAGATTCTGTCGAGGCCTCAAAGAg GTGGAACGGCTGATCCAGGAGCGTGGCTGGGAGTTCATGTGGAATGAGCGTTTGGGATACATCTTGACCTGTCCGTCTAACCTGGGCACTGGACTTCGGGCAGGAGTGCACATCAAACTGCCCCTGCTAAGCAAA GATAGCCGCTTCCCAAAGATCCTGGAGAACTTAAGACTCCAAAAGCGTGGCACTGGTGGAGTGGACACAGCTGCCACAGGCAGCGTCTTTGACATCTCTAATTTGGACCGACTGGGCAAGTCAGAG GTGGAGCTGGTGCAGCTGGTCATCGATGGAGTAAACTATTTGATTGATTGTGAACGGCGTCTGGAGAGAGGCCAGGATATCCGCATCCCTCCACCTCTCATCCACAATAAGCATTAA
- the LOC102971492 gene encoding creatine kinase U-type, mitochondrial isoform X1 encodes MAGPFSRLLSARPGLRLLALAGAGSLAAGFLLRPEPIRAASERRRLYPPSAEYPDLRKHNNCMASHLTPAVYARLCDKTTPTGWTLDQCIQTGVDNPGHPFIKTVGMVAGDEETYEVFAELFDPVIQERHNGYDPRTMKHTTDLDASKIRSGYFDERYVLSSRVRTGRSIRGLSLPPACTRAERREVERVVVDALSGLKGDLAGRYYRLSEMTEAEQQQLIDDHFLFDKPVSPLLTAAGMARDWPDARGIWHNNEKSFLIWVNEEDHTRVISMEKGGNMKKVFERFCRGLKEVERLIQERGWEFMWNERLGYILTCPSNLGTGLRAGVHIKLPLLSKDSRFPKILENLRLQKRGTGGVDTAATGSVFDISNLDRLGKSEVELVQLVIDGVNYLIDCERRLERGQDIRIPPPLIHNKH; translated from the exons GCCGCTGGGTTTCTGCTCCGCCCGGAACCTATAAGGGCCGCCAGTGAACGACGGAGGCTGTATCCCCCGAG CGCTGAGTACCCAGACCTCCGAAAGCACAACAACTGCATGGCCAGTCACCTGACCCCAGCAGTCTATGCCCGGCTCTGCGACAAGACCACACCCACTGGTTGGACGCTAGATCAGTGTATCCAGACTGGCGTGGACAACCCCGGCCACCCCTTCATCAAGACTGTGGGCATGGTAGCTGGAGATGAGGAGACCTATGAG GTATTTGCTGAGCTGTTTGATCCTGTGATACAAGAGCGACACAATGGATATGACCCTCGAACAATGAAGCATACCACTGATCTGGATGCCAGCAAG ATCCGTTCTGGCTACTTTGATGAGAGGTATGTATTGTCCTCAAGAGTCAGAACTGGCCGAAGTATCCGGGGACTCAGCCTTCCTCCAGCCTGTACTCGGGCAGAGCGACGAGAGGTGGAACGTGTTGTAGTGGATGCACTGAGTGGCCTGAAGGGTGACCTCGCTGGACGTTACTATCGGCTCAGTGAGATGACAGAGGCTGAACAGCAGCAGCTTATTGAT GACCACTTCCTATTTGATAAGCCCGTGTCCCCACTGCTGACTGCAGCAGGAATGGCTCGAGACTGGCCAGATGCTCGTGGAATCTG GCACAACAATGAGAAGAGCTTCTTGATCTGGGTGAATGAAGAGGATCATACACGGGTCATCTCCATGGAGAAGGGTGGCAACATGAAGAAAGTGTTTGAAAGATTCTGTCGAGGCCTCAAAGAg GTGGAACGGCTGATCCAGGAGCGTGGCTGGGAGTTCATGTGGAATGAGCGTTTGGGATACATCTTGACCTGTCCGTCTAACCTGGGCACTGGACTTCGGGCAGGAGTGCACATCAAACTGCCCCTGCTAAGCAAA GATAGCCGCTTCCCAAAGATCCTGGAGAACTTAAGACTCCAAAAGCGTGGCACTGGTGGAGTGGACACAGCTGCCACAGGCAGCGTCTTTGACATCTCTAATTTGGACCGACTGGGCAAGTCAGAG GTGGAGCTGGTGCAGCTGGTCATCGATGGAGTAAACTATTTGATTGATTGTGAACGGCGTCTGGAGAGAGGCCAGGATATCCGCATCCCTCCACCTCTCATCCACAATAAGCATTAA